The following coding sequences are from one Macaca nemestrina isolate mMacNem1 chromosome 1, mMacNem.hap1, whole genome shotgun sequence window:
- the LOC105479271 gene encoding AMP deaminase 2 isoform X5, translated as MDGKCKEIAEELFTRSLAESELRSAPYEFPEESPIEQLEERRQRLERQISQDVKLEPDILLRAKQDFLKTDSDSDLQLYKEQGEGQGDRSLRERDVLEREFQRVTISGEEKCGVPFTDLLDAAKSVVRALFIREKYMALSLQSFCPTTRRYLQQLAEKPLETRTYEQGPDTPVSADAPVHPPALEQHPYEHCEPSTMPGDLGLGLRMVRGVVHVYTRREPDEHCSEVELPYPDLQEFVADVNVLMALIINGPIKSFCYRRLQYLSSKFQMHVLLNEMKELAAQKKVPHRDFYNIRKVDTHIHASSCMNQKHLLRFIKRAMKRHLEEIVHVEQGREQTLREVFESMNLTAYDLSVDTLDVHADRNTFHRFDKFNAKYNPIGESVLREIFIKTDNRVSGKYFAHIIKEVMSDLEESKYQNAELRLSIYGRSRDEWDKLARWAVMHRVHSPNVRWLVQVPRLFDVYRTKGQLANFQEMLENIFLPLFEATVHPASHPELHLFLEHVDGFDSVDDESKPENHVFNLESPLPEAWVEEDNPPYAYYLYYTFANMAMLNHLRRQRGFHTFVLRPHCGEAGPIHHLVSAFMLAENISHGLLLRKAPVLQYLYYLAQIGIAMSPLSNNSLFLSYHRNPLPEYLSRGLMVSLSTDDPLQFHFTKEPLMEEYSIATQVWKLSSCDMCELARNSVLMSGFSHKVKSHWLGPNYTKEGPEGNDIRRTNVPDIRVGYRYETLCQELALITQAVQSEMLETIPEEAGITMSPGPQ; from the exons ATGGATGGCAAATGCAAGGAGATCGCCGAG GAGCTGTTCACCCGCTCGCTGGCCGAGAGTGAGCTCCGTAGTGCCCCGTATGAGTTCCCCGAGGAGAGCCCCATTGAACAGCTGGAGGAGCGGCGGCAGCGGCTGGAGCGGCAGATCAGCCAGGATGTCAA GCTGGAGCCGGACATCCTGCTTCGGGCCAAGCAAGATTTCCTGAAGACAGACAGTGACTCGGACCTACA GCTCTACAAGGAACAGGGTGAGGGGCAGGGTGACCGGAGCCTGCGGGAGCGTGATGTGCTGGAACGGGAGTTTCAGCGGGTCACCATCTCCGGGGAGGAGAAGTGTGGG GTGCCATTCACAGACCTGCTGGATGCAGCCAAGAGTGTGGTGCGGGCACTCTTCATCCGGGAGAAGtacatggccctgtccctgcagAGCTTCTGCCCCACCACCCGCCGCTACCTGCAGCAGCTGGCTGAAAAGCCTCTGGAGACCCGGACCTATGAGCAGGGCCCCGACACCCCTGTGTCTGCTG ATGCCCCGGTGCACCCCCCTGCACTGGAGCAGCACCCGTACGAGCACTGTGAGCCAAGCACCATGCCTGGGGACCTGGGCTTGGGTCTGCGCATGGTGCGGGGTGTGGTGCACGTCTACACCCGAAGGGAACCTGACGAGCA TTGCTCAGAGGTGGAGCTGCCATATCCTGACCTGCAGGAATTTGTGGCTGACGTCAATGTGCTGATGGCCCTGATTATCAATGGCCCCAT AAAGTCATTCTGCTACCGCCGGCTGCAGTACCTGAGCTCCAAGTTCCAGATGCACGTGCTACTCAATGAGATGAAGGAACTGGCCGCTCAGAAGAAAGTGCCACACCGAGATTTCTACAACATCCGCAAG GTGGACACCCACATCCATGCCTCGTCCTGCATGAACCAGAAGCATCTGCTGCGCTTCATCAAGCGGGCGATGAAACGGCACCTGGAGGAGATCGTGCATGTGGAGCAGGGCCGTGAACAGACGCTGCGGGAGGTCTTTGAGAGCATGAATCTCACAGCCTACGACCTGAGTGTGGACACGCTGGATGTGCATGCG GACAGGAACACTTTCCATCGCTTTGACAAGTTTAATGCCAAATACAACCCTATTGGGGAGTCCGTCCTCCGAGAGATCTTCATCAAGACGGACAACAGGGTATCTGGGAAGTACTTTGCTCACATCATTAAG GAGGTGATGTCAGACCTGGAGGAGAGCAAATACCAGAATGCAGAGCTGCGGCTCTCCATTTACGGGCGCTCGAGGGATGAGTGGGACAAGCTGGCGCGCTGGGCCGTCATGCACCGTGTGCACTCCCCCAACGTGCGCTGGCTGGTGCAGGTGCCCCGCCTCTT TGATGTGTACCGTACCAAGGGCCAGCTGGCCAACTTCCAGGAGATGCTGGAGAACATCTTCCTGCCACTGTTCGAGGCCACTGTGCACCCTGCCAGCCACCCGGAGCTGCATCTGTTCTTGGAGCAT GTGGATGGTTTTGACAGTGTGGATGACGAGTCCAAGCCTGAGAACCATGTCTTCAACCTGGAGAGCCCCCTGCCTGAGGCGTGGGTGGAGGAGGACAACCCACCCTATGCCTACTACCTGTACTACACCTTTGCCAACATGGCCATGTTGAACCACCTGCGCAG GCAGAGGGGCTTCCACACGTTTGTGCTGAGGCCACACTGTGGGGAGGCTGGACCCATCCACCACCTGGTGTCAGCCTTCATGCTGGCTGAGAACATTTCCCATGGGCTGCTTCTGCGCAAG GCCCCCGTCCTGCAGTACCTGTACTACCTGGCCCAGATTGGCATCGCCATGTCCCCGCTCAGCAACAACAGCCTCTTCCTCAGCTACCACCGGAATCCGCTACCGGAGTACCTGTCCCGCGGCCTCATGGTCTCCCTGTCCACTGATGATCCCCTGCAGTTCCACTTCACCAAG GAGCCGCTGATGGAGGAATACAGCATCGCCACCCAGGTGTGGAAGCTCAGCTCCTGCGATATGTGTGAGCTGGCCCGCAACAGCGTGCTCATGAGTGGCTTCTCGCACAAG GTAAAGAGCCACTGGCTGGGACCCAACTATACCAAGGAAGGCCCTGAAGGGAATGACATCCGCCGGACCAACGTGCCAGACATCCGCGTGGGCTACCGCTACGAGACCCTGTGCCAGGAGCTGGCGCTCATCACGCAGGCAGTCCAGAGTGAGATGCTGGAGACCATTCCGGAGGAGGCGGGTATCACCATGAGCCCAGGGCCTCAGTGA